The Acidobacteriota bacterium DNA segment AAGCAAGTGGTTGCGCGCCGCGGAAGCCGGAGATACCATCGACTGTCCGGTTCCGGCCGGATTACCCTCTGGAGATACGATGCAGTTTCGAGCCTCAGCTCTTTTGATGGTCGCCCTGACGGCGGCTTCGATATTCGCTCCGACGGCCTTCATCCCGGCGGCCCTCATCTCGACGGCGTGGGCACAATCAGCTCCCGACCCCACCGCTCCCGGCCTCAGCGACGGCGAGCGTCTCGACGTCCTGCTGGCGCGGGTGCAGCACGAGCAGCAGGCGATGAAGGCGCTGAGCGCGCGCTTCACCATGCACCAGGAAAGCGAAATGTTGTTGGAGCCGGAGGAAAGCACCGGAGACTTCTCTTATCTGGCGCCGGATCGGGCTCGGTGGGACTATGAGAATCCGAACCCTATCACCGTGGTGGTGCGCAAGGGCGAGATGCTCACCTGGTATCGGGACCTGCAGCGTGCCGAGCGGGCCAAAGTGGGTCGCTATTCAGACCGCATTCTGCAGTACATGAGCGCCTCCAGCTCGCTGGAAGACCTGCTCGAATATTTCAACGCCCGGGTTTCCTTCGAGCGGCTGGGCGAAGTGCCCTACCGCATCGTGCTGACCCCCAACGTCGACCGCATCGCCCGGCGCCTCGCCTCCATGACCCTGTGGATCGACCCGCAGCTCTATCTGCCCCAGAAGGTGCGCATCGAAGCCGCGGATGGAGACGTCACCGAGTTCCAATTCGAGAATCTCGAGATCAACCCCGACCTGGAGGCGGCGCGCTTCCAGCTCGAGCTGCCGGCGGAGGTCGAGGTGACCACCGTGGATCTCTCCCAGGGAACTCGCTGAGGCCGGAGGCCTGTGAGGCCGCCGCTTCTGCTCGCCGGTGCCGACCGGTCCCGCTAGAACTTCACCATGAACCCCACGACTCCCGAGCTGCCGAATCGCGGTCTGCGCTTCGAAGTCCTGGCCCGCGACGGCCAGGCCCGCCGGGGGCGCTTGGCGACCCCTCACGGGGTGATCGAGACTCCGGCCTTCATGCCGGTGGGAACCCTCGGGGCGGTGAAGGGCGTGGCGCCCCACAACCTGGAGGAGGTGGGGGCCTCCATCATGTTGTGCAACCTCTACCACCTGGCCCTGCGGCCCTCCATCGACGTCATCGAAGAGCTCGGCGGCCTGCACGCCTTCACCGGTTGGCAGCGTCCGCTGATCACCGACAGCGGCGGCTTCCAAGTCTGGAGCCTGGCGGATCTGCGCACCGTCGATGACGGCGGCGTCCGATTCAAGAGTCACGTCGACGGCGCCCCGATGCGCTTCACGCCGGAGAATGTGGCGCAGATGCAGCGCCGTCTGGGGGTGGATCTGGCGATGATGCTCGACGAGTGCCCGCCGTGGCCGGCGACCCGCAAGGAAGTCCGCGAGTCGGCCCAGCGCACCCTGTCCTGGGCTCGGCGGGCGCGGGAGGAATGGCAGCGCCGTCCCGGCACCGGGGGGCTGCTGGCCATCGTTCAGGGCGGAGTGTTCCGGGATCTCCGGGAGCAGGCGGTGAGCGATCTGGAGGCTCTGGACTTCGACGGCTATGCCATCGGCGGCGTCAGCGTCGGCGAGCCGGAGGAGCATCGCCGGGAGGTGGTGGAGTGGACCGCGCCGCTGCTACCGGCGGACCGCCCGCGCTATCTGATGGGGGTGGGCTACCCTCGGGACATCCTGCACGCGGTGATCCAGGGGGTCGACCTCTTCGACTGCGTTCTGCCGTCGCGCAATGCCCGCCACGGTCTGCTCTTCACCCGCCAGGGACCGGTGAAGATCAAGAACGCCCGCTACCGCACCGACGAGCGTCCCATCGAGGAGGGCTGTCCCTGCCCCGCCTGCCGCCGCATCGGCCGCGCACTGCTGCACCATCTGGTGCGCAGCGGAGAGATCACCGGCTCGGTGCTGGCGACCCTGCACAACCTCCAGCATTACCTTGACTTCATGGAGGATCTCCGGCAAGCTATCGAGTCTGGTGCGTTGAAAGATTTCGCGGCCGCCGTGGGCCAGCCCGAAGCCGGCTGAACCGGGCGTCCGAGAGAGAGCTCGATCACCGCCATCCCATCGGAGCCAGGAGCCTCGGAGCTTGATTCCGGCTCCCCAGAACCCCAACTCGAAGCCGCAGGGCTAGGTTCTTCCGATGGCCAGGTTTGTCCGCCCGACGGCACGGTCCGCCGGGCCTGCCGAAGGAATGAACGTCATGATGCCCACCATCCTCGCCTTTCAATCCGCACCGCCCGGCGGTGGAGGTCTCCTGCCCACCCTCGGGATGTGGGCGCTGATCATCGCGATCTTCTACTTCATCGTCTTTGCCCCGGTGCGCAAACAGAAGAAGGCGCTCCAGGAGCTGCTGGACAAGCTCAAGAAGGGCGACAAGGTGGTCACCAACGGCGGCATTTATGGGGAAGTGGCGGCGGTGGAGCCGACGACGGTGATCTTGAAGGTCTCCGACAACGTCAAGATCAAGATTTCCCGGTCGGCCATTGCCGGCCTCCAGGGAGAAGGTGATCCAGGGAGCAACCGATGAATTCAAGTCTAGTCACCCGCGGCGTCATCATCGCCATCATCGTCGTCGCAGGGTTCTTCATGGTCACGCCGCCGGAGGAGAGCGTCAACCTCGGCCTCGACCTCCAGGGCGGCATGCACCTGGTGCTGCAGGTTCAGACCCAGGACGCGCTGCGCTCCGAGACCACCAACGACATGGACCGCTTCATCGCCCGCCTCAAGGACGAGGGCGTGACCGGAGCCCAGGGGACTCGCCCCGGCGCCGACCAGGTCGAAGAAGCTGAAGGCACCGAAGAGGTCCCGGCGCAGGCCGAGTTCATCATCTCCGGTCTGCGGGGCGACGAATTCGACATCGCCCGTACGGTGCACCGGGATTATTTCCCCAACCGCTGGAACTATCGGCGCGACGGCAACACCGTGGTGCTCACCATGACCGACGCCGCCCGGCGCCAGGTGCGTCAGCAGGCGGTGGATCAGGCCTTGCGCACCATCCGCAACCGCATTGACGAATACGGCGTTTCGGAGCCGGTGATCCAGCGTCAGGGCTTGGCGGACAGCGACCGCATCGTGCTCCAGCTGCCCGGCGTCGAGGATCCGGAGCGCGTCAAGCGCCTGATCAAGAGCACCGCCTTCCTCGAGTGGCGCCTCGCCGAGTTTCCCCGCGAGGGCGGCATGGTCAACAGCCGGGAGGAGATCCTGGCCCACTACGGCGGTCAGCTGCCGCCCAATGTGGAGATCCTGGAAGGCGAGACCCGCGGCCCCGAGGGCGTCGAGCTGCCGCCGCGCTTCATCGCGGTGGAACGCAACGCCGTGGTTTCCGGCCGTGACCTCAAGGATGCCCGCTGGGTCTCCGGTCAGTTCAACGAGCCGGTGGTCTCCTTCACCCTCGATTACGAGAAGGGCGAAGAGTTCGGCGAGGTCAGCGCCGCCAACATCGGCCGCGCCATGGCCATCGTCATCGACAACAAGGTGCTGTCGGCGCCGGTGCTGCGCGGGCAGATCCGCGACCGTGGCCAGATCGAGGGCAACTTCACCCAGGAGGAGGCCACGGATCTGGCCACCGCCCTGCGCTCCGGTGCGCTGCCGGCGGGCATCGTCACCCTCGAGGAGCGCACCGTCGGTCCGTCCCTCGGACAGGATTCCATCGACCAGGGCGTGCGCGCCGGTCTTTGGGGTGGCGCCCTGGTGGTGTTGATGATGCTGGTGGTCTACCTGCTCAGCGGCGTCAACGCGGTGGTGGTGCTGAGCCTCAACGTGGTTCTGGTCTTCGCCCTGCTGGCCGGGTTCGGCGCCACCCTGACACTGCCCGGCATCGCCGGCATCATCCTCACCATCGGTATGGCGGTGGACGCCAACGTGCTCATCTTCGAGCGCATCCGCGAGGAGCTGCGGGCCGGCCGCACGGTGAAGGCGGCGGTGGAGTCGGGCTTTGGAAAAGCCCTGTCCTCCATTCTGGACGCCAACATCACGACCCTCATCGCCGCCGTCTTCCTCTTCCAGTTCGGCACCGGGCCGATTCGAGGTTTCGCGGTGACCCTCTCGGTGGGGATTTTCTGTTCCGTGTTCACTGCGGTCTTCGTCAGCCGCTGGTTCTTCGATCTCTGGCTGTCGCGCCGCCAGCGCGTCGAGCGTCTCTCCATCTAGGAAGTTTCTGAGCGGCGCCCCGCATCGCGGCGGGCTCCAAGGAGCAAGACATGCAATTTCTCACCGATACCAAGATCGATTTCATGCGCCTGCGCAAGGTGCTGGGGGCTCTCTCCCTGCTCCTGGCCATCACCAGCCTGGTGGTGTTGGTCAGCGTCAAGAAGCTGAATATCGGCATCGACTTCACCGGTGGCACCCAGGTCACCCTGCGTTTCCAGGAACAGCCGCCCCTCGATGAGCTGCGCGACGTGCTGGTGGACGCCGGGTTTCCGGAAGCCACCCTGCAGCGCTTCGGAGCCCCGGAAGACAA contains these protein-coding regions:
- the tgt gene encoding tRNA guanosine(34) transglycosylase Tgt, with amino-acid sequence MRFEVLARDGQARRGRLATPHGVIETPAFMPVGTLGAVKGVAPHNLEEVGASIMLCNLYHLALRPSIDVIEELGGLHAFTGWQRPLITDSGGFQVWSLADLRTVDDGGVRFKSHVDGAPMRFTPENVAQMQRRLGVDLAMMLDECPPWPATRKEVRESAQRTLSWARRAREEWQRRPGTGGLLAIVQGGVFRDLREQAVSDLEALDFDGYAIGGVSVGEPEEHRREVVEWTAPLLPADRPRYLMGVGYPRDILHAVIQGVDLFDCVLPSRNARHGLLFTRQGPVKIKNARYRTDERPIEEGCPCPACRRIGRALLHHLVRSGEITGSVLATLHNLQHYLDFMEDLRQAIESGALKDFAAAVGQPEAG
- a CDS encoding outer membrane lipoprotein carrier protein LolA — translated: MQFRASALLMVALTAASIFAPTAFIPAALISTAWAQSAPDPTAPGLSDGERLDVLLARVQHEQQAMKALSARFTMHQESEMLLEPEESTGDFSYLAPDRARWDYENPNPITVVVRKGEMLTWYRDLQRAERAKVGRYSDRILQYMSASSSLEDLLEYFNARVSFERLGEVPYRIVLTPNVDRIARRLASMTLWIDPQLYLPQKVRIEAADGDVTEFQFENLEINPDLEAARFQLELPAEVEVTTVDLSQGTR
- the secD gene encoding protein translocase subunit SecD — protein: MNSSLVTRGVIIAIIVVAGFFMVTPPEESVNLGLDLQGGMHLVLQVQTQDALRSETTNDMDRFIARLKDEGVTGAQGTRPGADQVEEAEGTEEVPAQAEFIISGLRGDEFDIARTVHRDYFPNRWNYRRDGNTVVLTMTDAARRQVRQQAVDQALRTIRNRIDEYGVSEPVIQRQGLADSDRIVLQLPGVEDPERVKRLIKSTAFLEWRLAEFPREGGMVNSREEILAHYGGQLPPNVEILEGETRGPEGVELPPRFIAVERNAVVSGRDLKDARWVSGQFNEPVVSFTLDYEKGEEFGEVSAANIGRAMAIVIDNKVLSAPVLRGQIRDRGQIEGNFTQEEATDLATALRSGALPAGIVTLEERTVGPSLGQDSIDQGVRAGLWGGALVVLMMLVVYLLSGVNAVVVLSLNVVLVFALLAGFGATLTLPGIAGIILTIGMAVDANVLIFERIREELRAGRTVKAAVESGFGKALSSILDANITTLIAAVFLFQFGTGPIRGFAVTLSVGIFCSVFTAVFVSRWFFDLWLSRRQRVERLSI
- the yajC gene encoding preprotein translocase subunit YajC, whose product is MMPTILAFQSAPPGGGGLLPTLGMWALIIAIFYFIVFAPVRKQKKALQELLDKLKKGDKVVTNGGIYGEVAAVEPTTVILKVSDNVKIKISRSAIAGLQGEGDPGSNR